From one Ctenopharyngodon idella isolate HZGC_01 chromosome 15, HZGC01, whole genome shotgun sequence genomic stretch:
- the LOC127496099 gene encoding ret finger protein-like 4B, whose protein sequence is MACVCGDDETRSSSSSSSSVCPSCLRGFDVALILPCSHTLCGRCLAEGAGLVRRGGVSSASCPVCAVLCPNCRHSVELPCFDWSSALTCLPFDPTVTPDPEASGAQEERRWETDGSVDLSEEEMEQSVTGLVFALDSSRSDSPLHLSSSALTVSVTGHVCCERSNQDEGLPQVCGSVSVSRGQYYWEIDVCNSALYRIGVISSCDGRGWWLERRGSAFHAVFDGRRELLPSVPPQLKTVGVFLNVGGASITFHNPVTQEFLAAVPSHFSVPLRPALQLGQGRLKLRPGLPPPNHVFLSPSSAYRGPGGAGSGRWRRDVSFGSVRAVVQKFEEMSAVSDSDSGLVSSVGSVSEHNTL, encoded by the exons ATGGCGTGTGTTTGTGGAGATGATGAGACgcgctcctcctcctcctcctcctcctccgtgtGTCCGTCATGTCTCCGCGGGTTTGACGTCGCGCTGATTCTGCCCTGCTCTCACACTCTGTGCGGCCGCTGTCTGGCCGAGGGGGCGGGGCTTGTTCGGCGCGGGGGCGTGTCCTCCGCCTCTTGTCCAGTCTGCGCCGTTCTCTGTCCGAACTGTCGTCACAGTGTTGAGCTGCCCTGCTTTGACTGGTCATCTGCTTTGACCTGTCTGCCCTTTGACCCCACAGTGACCCCTGACCCTGAAGCGAGCGGGGCGCAGGAGGAACGGAGGTGGGAGACGG ATGGCAGTGTAGATCTTTCTGAAGAGGAAATGGAGCAGTCAGTTACAG GTCTGGTCTTCGCTCTGGATTCGTCGCGCTCTGATTCGCCTCTTCACCTCTCAAGCTCCGCCCTCACCGTAAGCGTCACAGGTCACGTGTGCTGCGAGCGCTCCAATCAGGATGAGGGACTGCCTCAGGTGTGCGGGAGTGTGAGCGTCTCCAGAGGACAGTATTACTGGGAGATCGACGTCTGCAACAGCGCCCTCTATAGGATCG GTGTGATTTCATCATGTGACGGTCGTGGCTGGTGGCTGGAGAGGCGTGGCTCTGCGTTTCACGCGGTGTTTGACGGACGGCGTGAGCTCCTCCCCTCTGTTCCTCCTCAGCTGAAGACAGTGGGCGTGTTTCTCAATGTGGGTGGAGCTTCAATCACCTTCCACAATCCTGTAACTCAGGAGTTTCTTGCCGCCGTCCCCTCCCACTTCAGCGTTCCCCTCCGTCCTGCTCTCCAATTGGGCCAGGGAAGACTCAAGCTCCGCCCCGGCCTGCCACCGCCCAATCATGTCTTTCTCAGCCCCAGCTCTGCCTATCGGGGACCAGGAGGGGCGGGATCTGGGCGCTGGAGGCGGGACGTGTCGTTTGGGTCCGTGAGGGCC